In Oncorhynchus mykiss isolate Arlee chromosome 1, USDA_OmykA_1.1, whole genome shotgun sequence, the following proteins share a genomic window:
- the kras gene encoding GTPase KRas isoform X2 translates to MTEYKLVVVGAGGVGKSALTIQLIQNHFVDEYDPTIEDSYRKQVVIDGETCLLDILDTAGQEEYSAMRDQYMRTGEGFLCVFAINNTKSFEDIHHYREQIKRVKDSEDVPMVLVGNKCDLPSRTVDTKQAQDLARSYGIPFIETSAKTRQGVDDAFYTLVREIRKHKEKMSKEGKKKKKKSKTKCILM, encoded by the exons ATGACCGAATACaagctggtggtggtgggggcagGAGGTGTGGGCAAGAGCGCGCTCACCATCCAGCTCATCCAGAATCACTTTGTGGATGAATATGACCCCACCATCGAG GACTCATACAGGAAGCAGGTGGTGATTGACGGGGAGACGTGTCTGCTGGACATCCTGGACACTGCAGGTCAGGAGGAGTACAGCGCCATGAGGGACCAGTACATGAGGACAGGGGAGGGCTTCCTCTGTGTCTTTGCCATCAACAACACAAAGTCCTTCGAGGACATCCACCACTATAG AGAGCAGATCAAGCGGGTGAAAGACTCGGAAGACGTGCCCATGGTGCTGGTGGGAAACAAGTGTGACCTGCCGTCCCGGACGGTGGACACCAAACAGGCTCAGGACTTGGCGCGCAGCTATGGCATCCCCTTCATCGAGACCTCGGCCAAAACCAGACAG GGTGTCGATGATGCATTTTACACATTAGTGCGGGAAATCCGAAAACACAAGGAGAAGATGAGCAAGGAGggcaagaagaagaaaaagaagtcCAAGACAAAGTGTATACTCATGTGA
- the kras gene encoding GTPase KRas isoform X1 — protein MTEYKLVVVGAGGVGKSALTIQLIQNHFVDEYDPTIEDSYRKQVVIDGETCLLDILDTAGQEEYSAMRDQYMRTGEGFLCVFAINNTKSFEDIHHYREQIKRVKDSEDVPMVLVGNKCDLPSRTVDTKQAQDLARSYGIPFIETSAKTRQRVEDAFYSLVREIRLYRLKKLSKEEKTPRCVKLKKCVVM, from the exons ATGACCGAATACaagctggtggtggtgggggcagGAGGTGTGGGCAAGAGCGCGCTCACCATCCAGCTCATCCAGAATCACTTTGTGGATGAATATGACCCCACCATCGAG GACTCATACAGGAAGCAGGTGGTGATTGACGGGGAGACGTGTCTGCTGGACATCCTGGACACTGCAGGTCAGGAGGAGTACAGCGCCATGAGGGACCAGTACATGAGGACAGGGGAGGGCTTCCTCTGTGTCTTTGCCATCAACAACACAAAGTCCTTCGAGGACATCCACCACTATAG AGAGCAGATCAAGCGGGTGAAAGACTCGGAAGACGTGCCCATGGTGCTGGTGGGAAACAAGTGTGACCTGCCGTCCCGGACGGTGGACACCAAACAGGCTCAGGACTTGGCGCGCAGCTATGGCATCCCCTTCATCGAGACCTCGGCCAAAACCAGACAG AGAGTGGAGGATGCCTTTTACAGTCTGGTACGGGAGATCAGGCTGTACCGGCTGAAaaagctcagcaaggaagaaaagACCCCGCGCTGCGTCAAGCTTAAAAAGTGTGTTGTGATGTGA